AAGAAGATAGACATAGTTGCAGCCATAATAATAACAATATGAATGATCAATTCATATAAAAACTAAAAAAGACTATTGCAAACAAGGTACCTGTGCAAACAAGGTTCCTGCAGGCACCATTGCGAAAGTCATGGAAGACACGGTTCCTATGATCTTGCAACATTTTAGCATGAATGTAGAAGCAAGAATAACCCAACTCAGTGATTTTCTTTGCTAAGAGTTCCACCCGATTAACAGAATTGCAGAATATAATAGATTGATTGATTTGAAGCTGTCGAAACAGGTAAATCAGTCATTTTCAGACATATAGAGAATTTCAAACTACAAAAAAGCCAAACTGAGGATAACCTTTGAAAAAAGAGTATTCAGGCAGTGGACCTTCTGTCTTTCTTCTACAAAAGCATAGTATTGTGTTATTCCCTTCAGTGTGAGCTCATCCATTAGATTGATTATATATGGTTTTGGTAGGTATCTGTCTTTAAAATCCTTAACAGTAACAGGAAACGTTGCCGAAAACATTAAAATTTGTCTATTAGCAGGAAGAAACTGAATAAGTTGCTGTATTGATGGTTGAAACTCTGGAGAGAGAAGTTTATCAGCCtgtgaaataataaaaaattgtcCTTTCATCAGAATATAGGACAAATAGGACAGACTCAAAAATGACTATCATGAGAAGCATATTCAAGATATATGATTAACAAACAATAGAATACCAGTTATAGATATAGAAACCAAAGAATAACGTAATTAACATGCTCCAAACTGAAGCAAACATAGTCAATTAATTTCGTGCAGTAAGATCAAGCATCAAAATATTACCTCATCCATGATGAGCATTGAACAGTCCTTCAAAACACAGATTCCCTTTTTTGCAAGATCAAGTATTCGGCCAGGAGTTCCAACAAGCAAGTGGACAGGTTGATATAAACGCATAATGTCATCCTTCAAGCTAGTTCCTCCAGTAGTTACCATAACCTGAATCTTCAGATGTTTTCCAAGTTCTTTACAAACTTGAGATGTTTGAAGAGCTAATTCTCTTGTTGGAACCAATATCACAACTGTATACAAAATAATTATCCATTAATGGACACCAAAAAAACAGAACTCAGAACACAAAGCTAATATTGTATTGAGAATGAAGGTCATTTTCATACATACAAACAATGTAGCTCAAGAAATGAGCATGGGTCTCCAATGCACATTACCATCTTGAGTTATGGTATCGTTGCAGATCAGGTATAGTATAAAATGCATATAAGATGTctgagtttaaaaaaaaacagtaAGAGAAAAATGATCATAACATTATATTTACAGCCTAGCAGAAATGATGATAATTTGCATATCACCTTAGCAAATCAGCACATAAAGAATTCAGGCTCACTTCAGATAAGTGATGCTCAAGAACACAAAAAACGTGAAGACGAACAAGGATAAAAATAACCAACAAATTTCTAGTGTTCACACTTGATTAAATAAAACATCAAGCACAGTtatatgtggcaaaaggcgaagcGCTCGCCCCTAGCGCCCCCACCAGCCCAcccaggaccaacacggaggagaatCAAAGCACAGTGATAGCATCTTTGTGAAAAAGAGAAGCAGAGAGAGAAAAGATGAGTGAAAACCTTGAATGGCATTGTGCTCTTGGTCAATTTTTTCAAGTGCTGGAATACAAAACGCAGCTGTCTTTCCAGTTCCATTTTTAGCTCTGGCAAGAATGTCACTGCCAGTAAGTGCAATAGGGATGCTTTCTTCCTGAATAGGTGAAGGCCTTTCAAAACCCTTCTCATATATGCCCATAAGAAGTTCTCGTTTCAGAAAATAGTCTTCAAACTCATTTCCTTTCGTTGCAGTTACATCCTAGCAAGTGTATTGtcacaattatatttaacatagACATAATCTTATACAAATATGACTTGTCAGCCAAAAGATAACCACCAAATTATCTAAAATTCATTGTCTAATTCACTAGCAAAAGAAACTTTTACACTGATCTAGCAATCTTAATGAAATGAGCTTCTTTATccaaatagaaagaaaaaaaaaaaagaacaagacctgAAACTAAAAAAAAGTTCTGATAAAAGTCATAGGTGGCAATATGAAGCATGGTGTAAGGGATACATGTATTAACTACATTTTGAACTGAAAAAGAAGGCAGAGTCCAAATATAGACAGTACTATACATGAATATGCACCACCTGTAGGAGTTTAGCATTTTCTAATACAAAGCTCTACAGTGTATACCTGTTTGGCCTTAGTTAATCATACTAGTAGTTGGTTGGATTACGTTAACAGACATATCAATTGACTTGAGAGATGATCAAGGTAAAAAGTTAATATACATTTTTGAAATCATACAGATAGATGAAAAGCAATTTTACCTCTGTCTGGTAGCGTGTGTCAGGAGGTGGAATCTTTAATTGTGCTTTCCAATCTTGGGAACTGAAATTATCAACATAAAAGTTAACTAGAAAGATGGAAAAATAAGTGTGCTTACATCCTTACAATTGTTATAACATAAATTGACTTCCcttctaattaattaaataagtgacAAGATCTACTCGTCCAAATAATGTGCACCAACTACATGACACTATTGTGGCAGAGGTATGGTTGCTACAATAGATGTGCGGCTAAATAGAAAAGGGAAAAGTCAGATACACTTTTATCTAGGAGCAACTAAGCGTAGCTCCAAAAGATGATGAAATCATAGAAGATATGTTAGGACGGTATGGACAtgtttgattaataaattatatagtTAGACAAGTTTAATTAATTAGAGTTGACATTACAAGTGGTAAAGAGAGAGCAAAGAGAACTTAAGTTTAGGAGTGCAAAAGTGATATAAGATGATAATACATTCCTGTAGCATCAAGTACGGTGGTTCAAAACATGATGCCTAAGATTTTCAAAGAGGTTATTACATCAAAGAACATTGAATTACAGCATAATGCTTCAGTCCCAATTATTTAAAATGTATACTTAGTTACATCAAACAACTGAATTGATGCAATGCTACCTGTACTCTTATGAATTTCTAAGGAGGAGGATAGAGAAATCTCTTGCTTCACTATAATCAGAAATCTTTCTACACTTGACTTTCCAAAAGTTGGATTTTTCTCAAAATCTAGTATAAATCAAGTAACCTTATTAGTATAAAATTCAGAGCTTCATCGGAATAAGTATCCAAACCTTATCATAACTCTAAGAAAGTTGCAAGAAGAGTTGTGAACAGTAGGTGGTTCTGTTAACAAAATTACGTGTGACTATTTATTATATCTGagtaggttaaaaaaaaaaaggggtgaGATTTAGCAGGAAATATGTCAATTAATTTGGACCATTTAATACACAAGCCTAAGCCAGAATTTTGCTTGAATTTTGAAATCAAATCCGCCACACCCTCATGCTGATTTCACTTCCAAAAGAAAGAAAATGGACTACAGTTTCTACCACTCTGCACGAAAACAACAAGAGTATTACAGCCATCAATGGATAATTATCTGGTTCTCCACGTAATTGCAAATATCAACACTGGCAAGGATAAAGGAAAGGGACCCAAAGCCAGAATTTAACTCAGTGATGCTCACTGTTAGATTTACCTGGAACCAATGACCTCAGACTGAACGCGTTTCGCTAATTCCCCTGCGCTAGAATCAACCTCCATATGGTTCCTCATCGACCATTGCTGATTCTGCTGATGTTGATGCTGGAACTGCGGGTTTGGTTGACTATTAACTTGGCTCCGCTGCACATACTGCTGTTGCTGCTGAGGATTCCTCGGATAGGAACCAGGGTTTGCGCCCCCGCTACTCCCTCGGACGCTACCCATGCCGGGGGGAGGAAACCTGCCTCGAGGGTTCATCTCACACTTCCCTAAGCGATTCTCCCACGCGGCGTCCGACGAATCAAAGAACAATTTTGAGAAGATCTCTCCCAAAAAAAAACGAGAGATCAAAAAATACACGTAAAAACTGAGAATCTGCGACCAAATCTAGAGTTTAGCGATCAGGGGAAGATCCGAATAAGCAAACAAGGCATAGAATTCCTCGATTCAACTGCGCGAACGGGGACTGGACCCTCTCTCACGCGTCACGAAGCACGAAGGACGAAGGAAATAGAGGAGTGCCTGCGGGATTTCTCGTCGTTTACTTGTTAGGTCAAGGAGGCCACTGGAATTACGGACATACCCTTTAGCTCTTATTCCATGTGACAGATTAGAGCTTTAAATAATATGATAGATATTTatagttaatttttattttccaaagtgataaattaaaaaaaatgaattaaatAAGGTCTTACATCTTTTTCATGGTGAATTAAGTTAATcattaaaaaaagtaaaaaaaaaaaactctaattattttaacaaatatttaaataatactCCATTTTCGATCAATTTGATAACAACTGATGCTTTGCCATATATATCAATTACAAGCTCCATCCACAGGTCAAAAGTCTGAGAGCTTATCCTGATCAAAGAAAAGACCAGTGGCTTTTCCATGGCATCCCAGTGCCAACAGCACCGGTCCTCTGGCACCTTCCTCAACACCCAAGATCCCGCTGTTATAATTCAAGTCCGTCTTGATAAAGCCAGGATTCACACAGTTAACGCATAAGCTCGGGAGGTTCTTGGCAAGAACCCTAGTGTAGGCATTGTTGAGCACTTTAGAGACTTTGTACGCCGCCGCCATGGTTGGCCAACCATGGTTCCTCAACTCGCCATCCTTGAAATGCTTCAGAAACAGCTGCATCACCTCATCCAGCCTCTCCTCTGTCAGGGAATCCACATCCGACAGCTCCCTCTGAAGCTCTTCATTTGGAATAACCTGCAAACCGAAGCTAAGAACGATTTACCTGTGATTAATCGAAGCTAAAGTAGAGCAAAACAGTACCCTAAGCTGCCCCAGGGTGGATGACACGTTGATGATCCTTCCTTCATCAGATGATTGGAGAAGCGGAATCAATGCTGCTGTGACAGCTTTAATGCCATTGTAATTGGTCCTCAGACACTGTTCTGCCATTTCGTAAGTCTGCACGACATGTGGCTGAAGCCACTCAGGTATCTCACCTGTGTCTCGTTCATTCTGTCGAAAACAGAGCAAAAGAATCACGTTAATTCTAATTAACCAGCATACAAATCAACATATATACCTCATGATCCGTGGGTCTCGATTCTTTTAGAGCACTGAAGTCTACAGTTAATCCTCCAACTGCAGCATTATTTACCTGTAGATTAGACCATTATTTTGCAGCGTATATAGCTTTCTGACCACCATAAACAATGTCGAAAAGAAGTTTGATTGGTTACAAGGATGTCGAGTTTTCCAAACTGAATCTTTATGAAGTCGGCCAACGAATCGATGCTGGAGGCATCAGTCACATCCAAGTGGTGAAAGATTACATTCGATAGTCCAGATTCTTTCAGTTTCTCCAGAGCTTCCATTCCCAGTGCCACATCTCGGGCTGTCAGTATCACCCTGACTCCGCTGGACGCTAATTGCCTGCATATCtccagtccaatgcccttgttgCCTCCAGAAACCACTGCGATCCTGCAACTAAACATCGTTACATTTGGACTATAAGAGACGGACCTTAAAAATAATAAACCATGCGAGGTTGGAAAATACCTGCTCTCTATTGGGCTGCCGATGCTTCCTTCCATGGCTGATGAAAAAGAAGACTTAGAACAGCTCTGAAGGCCAGTTACTAAACGAGCTTGCCTTTGATGGAAATAACAAGGCCTGCAGCTCTTCTTTTATACATCCATATCTAACAATCTCCGCTAGCTAACAGTCAAGTTCTGCACGGGTTGTCAGCTAACAAGAAATTAGGTAACACCTTGTTTTTTAGATACTATTGAGATATCAAAGATGATGTCAAAGATGTTAAGCTATAATTTGTCTGACGGAAAATGAATGATGTGGTGCAATTAcagaaaaggagaatcaaattTTCTCAAGTCATTAGGGAAAAAAAACTAGATTAAATTTAATAAGTGAAAGAAGATGGAAAACTGAGTTACTCACGCAATTCCCCCCAATAAATAGCATAGCAATCTTTCTTGACTAAATTGAATGAGACAGAATCATTTGAATAAATGAAACTGAAGAATCCTGCGTTAAGTTTACTTGCAGAGGTTGCTTTGGTTGTTACAAATTCCAATGGAAAGAAAGTCCACATGATTTCACACACGTCGCAAGAGGCTATTCCGTTAATCTATCCCAAAGTCAATAGAGAAAATGGTCTTTAGAATAGTAATAGAGACTTGCATGCTTGTATCAACTTCATCATCTGTTCTAAAATAAGAGAATCCTGTATAAGGTTTCTTGAGAGATTTATGAGACTAAAAAGCTGAAGACGAAAAAACTAGAATCAATGTGGACATAAGATTTGAGATTTGTAGCAAGATTTGAGATTTGTAGTATAAGAACACtagaaaattcaaatttatttctcTCAAAATTAATCATGTGAGTGAAGTCAATATATAATTAATAATGAAGTATGAAGTTTGTAAAGACATTTTTTAGCTGTGGAGAGAATATAATTTTGTATTCCAcggtatattaaaaattataaaataaaattgatttagaaCTTTAACTATTATAGGTGCAAGAAAGTTGCAATAAACAACTTCAACACAAATTTTGAGCCAGAAAAGAACAATCCATTCATGGAGGCAATTTTGTAAGTTCACTGTCAATGGATTCCTTGCCACCTTCACAAGATGCCAGCAGATACAAGTAGTATTCCCTCCTTTCTCAAGTCACAGCCATTTAAAAATGGGGGGAAATTGCCTTTTTTTCATATAAAAAAGCAGCCATCTCACTGGCTTCCACCACAACGAACTGGAACaccataacaaaaaaaataaaaaaacaataataatacaaaataatttctatcatctctgtctgtcAGCTTTCTTCATTATTTCAGAGTCCCCGCCAAAATTTGTGAAAACTTTATCTATGCAACTGGATGAACtcgtaaaaattaaattaaattaaattaaattaaagcgaAAAGGTAAGCCACCGATCACCGCTTAACGCCGGTTGCCAGTGTCATTTTAATCGCTCACGGACCCGGCGCCAGCTGTTACGCGTTCAACTCTTTGACTCGTCACGTGCCAATTGTTCGATCGAAGTCGAACCCAACCGCCCGCTCGCCCCGGTGCGCCAGCGGTAAGCCGATCCGATCGCACTGGTCAGCGACGCCGGCTGACGGAGCACGGTGGTAGGGAGAGAAGAGCGGTAGAGGTCAGACGTCGGCAAAGAGGTCGTCGCGGTCGTCGCGGCGGAGGAGATCGTAGGGCGCCCAGAGCGCGTCGAGGGGGCAGGGGCTGCCGGCGTCGAGGCGTAGCCAGGGTTTTCCCTTACCGCTCCAATGGAGGAGGCTTACTGGCCCCGGATGAAGATCGCGGCATAGGCCCTTCACGTTGTCGCCGCCGAGGCCGTGCTGGTTCCACCGGTGGTCCACCCCCTTGACCTCGCCGGCGAAGACGAGTAGGAAAGGGGGCAGCGAGCCCAGCTCGTAGATCCGCGCCTCGCGTTTCTGGATATCCATCCAGGACTCCAGCTTCCGGGTGTACCCGCCGGCGCGCCAGCGGTCGAGGTCCATGACCATGACTCCGGTGTTGAAGTAGCAGGGCGGGCGGCGGCGACCAGCGAGAGGGCCGGGGAAGACCGGGTCGGACCAGAATCGGTCGGTGAAGTAGGAGGTGAAGTTGGCGTGGCAGTACTCTGGGGCGGCGAGGATGTGGTCAGGTGAGAGGTCGGTGGCCCAGAGGCGGGCGACGTCGTCGACCACCACGAGGTCGGAGTCGAAGTAGATTACGCGGCGGACAGAGCTGGGGAGGATGTCGGCGAGGTAGATGCGCGCGTAATTGAGCGGCTGGTCGAGGGCGCGGCGGACGGAGGAAGAGATGCGGCCGCGGACGAGGTCCGGATCGAAGCGGTAGACGTTGAAGGCGAGGGAGGGAAAGGAGGTCGCGACGGCGGGGCGGAAACGTCGCGGCCGGGTAGCGAGGAAATGGAAGGCGATGGATTCGGGACAAGAGGCGTGGCGGAGGACGGAGAGAACACCGGCGAGGGAGCCCCGTAGGTAGGCGGCGTCGAGAGTCATGGCGATGTGGATGGTGGGGGCGGCGGCGCAGCCGGGACCGTTGCGGAAGGCAGGGGCCTCGCGGAAGAGGGGAAGCTCTTGGGAAGCCGCCAATGCCCGGCCGGAGGCGgcgaggaggagaagaaccgcCGCGACGAGGGCGGAAAGAGGCATTGGAGGCAGCTGCGAGGGGGGAGGAGGTTGGAGAGAAGAGGGCGAAGGAGGAGGAGATTGGGAAAAAAAATTGTGccaatatataaaatattaatagaaagaaaaaaaatactttgattcGAAGCATCCACGAGGGGATCCACCGATCCAGGCTGGCTCGACGCGGTTTCCTCCTCCCCACTTTTTCTTTTTAAGTAAAGATCAATTTATCGGCAAATTAGACGGAAACTTACAAAATAtccaacttaattttaaaattatctaattttattttacatcTCTGAGTCTATTACTACATTTAGTAATTATTCGGAATGTTAATTTTAATCTAttaaaaatatgttaaaaaatattttaaaaaaat
This region of Zingiber officinale cultivar Zhangliang chromosome 9A, Zo_v1.1, whole genome shotgun sequence genomic DNA includes:
- the LOC122020231 gene encoding salutaridine reductase-like isoform X2, with the translated sequence MEGSIGSPIESRIAVVSGGNKGIGLEICRQLASSGVRVILTARDVALGMEALEKLKESGLSNVIFHHLDVTDASSIDSLADFIKIQFGKLDILVNNAAVGGLTVDFSALKESRPTDHENERDTGEIPEWLQPHVVQTYEMAEQCLRTNYNGIKAVTAALIPLLQSSDEGRIINVSSTLGQLRVIPNEELQRELSDVDSLTEERLDEVMQLFLKHFKDGELRNHGWPTMAAAYKVSKVLNNAYTRVLAKNLPSLCVNCVNPGFIKTDLNYNSGILGVEEGARGPVLLALGCHGKATGLFFDQDKLSDF
- the LOC122019730 gene encoding DEAD-box ATP-dependent RNA helicase 8-like codes for the protein MNPRGRFPPPGMGSVRGSSGGANPGSYPRNPQQQQQYVQRSQVNSQPNPQFQHQHQQNQQWSMRNHMEVDSSAGELAKRVQSEVIGSSSQDWKAQLKIPPPDTRYQTEDVTATKGNEFEDYFLKRELLMGIYEKGFERPSPIQEESIPIALTGSDILARAKNGTGKTAAFCIPALEKIDQEHNAIQVVILVPTRELALQTSQVCKELGKHLKIQVMVTTGGTSLKDDIMRLYQPVHLLVGTPGRILDLAKKGICVLKDCSMLIMDEADKLLSPEFQPSIQQLIQFLPANRQILMFSATFPVTVKDFKDRYLPKPYIINLMDELTLKGITQYYAFVEERQKVHCLNTLFSKLQINQSIIFCNSVNRVELLAKKITELGYSCFYIHAKMLQDHRNRVFHDFRNGACRNLVCTDLFTRGIDIQAVNVVINFDFPKNSETYLHRVGRSGRYGHLGLAVNLITYEDRFNLHRIEQELGTEIKQIPSQIDQAIYCR
- the LOC122020231 gene encoding salutaridine reductase-like isoform X1; the protein is MEGSIGSPIESSCRIAVVSGGNKGIGLEICRQLASSGVRVILTARDVALGMEALEKLKESGLSNVIFHHLDVTDASSIDSLADFIKIQFGKLDILVNNAAVGGLTVDFSALKESRPTDHENERDTGEIPEWLQPHVVQTYEMAEQCLRTNYNGIKAVTAALIPLLQSSDEGRIINVSSTLGQLRVIPNEELQRELSDVDSLTEERLDEVMQLFLKHFKDGELRNHGWPTMAAAYKVSKVLNNAYTRVLAKNLPSLCVNCVNPGFIKTDLNYNSGILGVEEGARGPVLLALGCHGKATGLFFDQDKLSDF
- the LOC122020230 gene encoding probable galacturonosyltransferase-like 3, with amino-acid sequence MPLSALVAAVLLLLAASGRALAASQELPLFREAPAFRNGPGCAAAPTIHIAMTLDAAYLRGSLAGVLSVLRHASCPESIAFHFLATRPRRFRPAVATSFPSLAFNVYRFDPDLVRGRISSSVRRALDQPLNYARIYLADILPSSVRRVIYFDSDLVVVDDVARLWATDLSPDHILAAPEYCHANFTSYFTDRFWSDPVFPGPLAGRRRPPCYFNTGVMVMDLDRWRAGGYTRKLESWMDIQKREARIYELGSLPPFLLVFAGEVKGVDHRWNQHGLGGDNVKGLCRDLHPGPVSLLHWSGKGKPWLRLDAGSPCPLDALWAPYDLLRRDDRDDLFADV